In a single window of the Arachis hypogaea cultivar Tifrunner chromosome 6, arahy.Tifrunner.gnm2.J5K5, whole genome shotgun sequence genome:
- the LOC112697953 gene encoding uncharacterized protein isoform X1, with amino-acid sequence MLLSHHAFGKALLVHTPHNQKPAILLLLIIQKKDKIMKEEEGENITKTRRSRESFNDCGAANGVGVVAATVMANNNNNNHNNNSNKGNYNYKFWVLAAIIVLALWSMFTGSVTLKWSASNLTRFSHDLDHSITLQDLDVLEVEEREKVVRRMWEVYTHSTTAKVPRFWSDAFHAAYEHLVSDVPTIRDAAISEIAKMSIQFLSLQQQLPIQLQSESNIRVSRKMKEEQESSWGAKIGTKQ; translated from the exons ATGTTACTTTCCCATCATGCTTTTGGGAAAGCACTTTTAGTACACACCCCACATAACCAAAAACctgcaatattattattattaataattcagAAGAAAGATAAGAtcatgaaggaagaagaaggagaaaacatCACAAAAACAAGAAGGAGTAGAGAGAGTTTCAATGATTGTGGTGCTGCTAATGGTGTTGGTGTAGTAGCAGCAACAGTTAtggcaaacaacaacaacaataatcataataataatagtaataagggTAACTACAACTACAAATTCTGGGTTTTAGCTGCAATAATTGTTCTTGCACTATGGTCAATGTTCACTGGCTCTGTCACACTCAAATGGTCTGCTTCAAACCTCACAAGATTCTCACATGACTTGGATCATTCTATCACTCTTCAAGATCTTGATGTCTTG GaagtggaggagagggagaaagtgGTGCGGCGGATGTGGGAGGTTTACACCCACAGCACCACCGCGAAGGTGCCGCGATTTTGGTCAGATGCATTTCATGCTGCCTATGAACATTTGGTGAGTGATGTACCTACAATTAGAGATGCTGCCATCTCAGAAATTGCTAAGATGTCTATCCAATTTCTCAGTTTGCAGCAGCAACTTCCAATTCAGCTTCAATCTGAATCT AACATCAGGGTATCAAGGAAAatgaaagaagaacaagaaagtagctGGGGAGCTAAAATTGGCACTAAGCAATAA
- the LOC112697953 gene encoding uncharacterized protein isoform X2 gives MLLSHHAFGKALLVHTPHNQKPAILLLLIIQKKDKIMKEEEGENITKTRRSRESFNDCGAANGVGVVAATVMANNNNNNHNNNSNKGNYNYKFWVLAAIIVLALWSMFTGSVTLKWSASNLTRFSHDLDHSITLQDLDVLEVEEREKVVRRMWEVYTHSTTAKVPRFWSDAFHAAYEHLNIRVSRKMKEEQESSWGAKIGTKQ, from the exons ATGTTACTTTCCCATCATGCTTTTGGGAAAGCACTTTTAGTACACACCCCACATAACCAAAAACctgcaatattattattattaataattcagAAGAAAGATAAGAtcatgaaggaagaagaaggagaaaacatCACAAAAACAAGAAGGAGTAGAGAGAGTTTCAATGATTGTGGTGCTGCTAATGGTGTTGGTGTAGTAGCAGCAACAGTTAtggcaaacaacaacaacaataatcataataataatagtaataagggTAACTACAACTACAAATTCTGGGTTTTAGCTGCAATAATTGTTCTTGCACTATGGTCAATGTTCACTGGCTCTGTCACACTCAAATGGTCTGCTTCAAACCTCACAAGATTCTCACATGACTTGGATCATTCTATCACTCTTCAAGATCTTGATGTCTTG GaagtggaggagagggagaaagtgGTGCGGCGGATGTGGGAGGTTTACACCCACAGCACCACCGCGAAGGTGCCGCGATTTTGGTCAGATGCATTTCATGCTGCCTATGAACATTTG AACATCAGGGTATCAAGGAAAatgaaagaagaacaagaaagtagctGGGGAGCTAAAATTGGCACTAAGCAATAA